One Canis lupus baileyi chromosome 1, mCanLup2.hap1, whole genome shotgun sequence genomic window, CGCCCGCGTGCGGCGTGACGAGGCTCAGGCccgagaggaggagaaagaacgtGAGCGGAGGGTGCTGCTCGCTCAGCAGGAGGTAAGCCCCGAGTGCGGTCGGACGCGACTCCCGGGCCGAGCGCGCAGGCGCGTGGGGGAGGGGCCGGAAGCGGGATGGCGCACACGCGCAGTGCCTCCCGTGAGGCTGGAGGAGCTGGGCGCGGTTGGAAACGCAGGGGCTCGCCTGCGCGGGCCCTACCTGAggcttccccacctgggcctcccctttGCCCTGGTTTCCGCCACTCGTTTTGCGTGAGGCCGGGGTGTGCCTGGCTTAGAGTAGGGGCTGCTGAAAAAATGAATCCTGTGCAGTTCAAAGAAACGCAGACCCACGTTTAGTGTTCCTGCCCGACCCCTCTGGAGCGTCTGCTGTATGCTCGCCCCGAGCAGAGCGCTGGACCTGCTCTGTTCGTGCCCAGAGGGCACTGCCCTCCGCTGTGCAGAGAAGTGGGACGTACCCATCCCCCTGTGGGGCCAGCCCTCTCCCCGCGGCCCCCAACCCCGGGGGTTCTCGGAGTAACTTCTAGCTTCTAGTGTGCACGGAGTTTGAAGTTTGTTAACGAATCTGGCCCTCACCGCTGGCCGGGAGGTGGTCTGGGCTTTTAAAGCTCACTTtcggcgcagcggtttggcgcctgcctttggcccagggcgcgaccctggagacccgggatcgaatcccacgtcgggctcccggtgcatggagcctgcttctccctctgcctgtgtctctgcctctctctctctcactgtgtgcctatcataaattaaaaaaaaaaaaaaaaaaaaattaaagctcacTTTTGTCAGCAGATTGCACGTGGTCGAGGGACAGTGATCTGGAGCCTTACTGTATTTCTGGTCGCCTGCTCGCAAATTTTGGGCTGCCTTCCTAGCTGTTTTTATTGTGCCAGCTGAGGTTGGGAAACCCTTCTGGTTCACCAAAGGCAGCGTACAAACCCAGGTGTCACCTCATTCTCCCATCCTCTCCCCCAGGCTGGGTGATGCTCTGATGAGCCCTCAGCACCAGCACGGGGATTCTCTGTGCTTGGCACCGGTCTCACAGTTCTTGGAGGCATGGCTAGGCAATGAATGCTCTGCCTGTAACTTTCTTTTCCCCAGGCCCGCACAGAATTCCTACGGAAGAAAGCCAGGCACCAGCACTCGCTACCTGAGCTCCAAGCAGCAGAGGCGGGAGCCCCCAGTTCTGGCCCTGTGGACCTATTTCGGGAGCTgctggaggaagggaaaggggcGACCAGAGGCAATAGAGAGTATGAGGAAGAAAAGCGACAGGAGAAAGTAAGCTGCGCGCCCCCCCCACACCCGTCCCTGTCAGTCAGGGGTAAAGTCTGGGGTGACTGATGGGAACAGAGAGGTAGGGTGGGGATGAAATGAGCTGACACAGAGAACTCAGTACTGGAACACAGCACTCCCAGTGTGGGTTATTGGCACCCTCCCTGCAGAGGCTTGGAAGTGGGTGCACGGCACTGTCAGGTACAGACCCTTGGGCTGATGTCAAGACCCTGTGGAGGTGTATTAGGAAGCTTTTTCATCTAAATCAGAACCTGGGTCCTGTCACTTACCCACTTTCAGGGGTTCCCACAAAACTCTGAACTTGCCTTTGTCTCGCCTCACTCCTTTGCCTTGCTGGCGGGCTTTCAGGTTCATCTTTAAAGTATCTCCCCAAAGATGCTGCCTCTGAACCCTAAAGCAGCTGCACCCTGTCCTTCCCCcttgtgttttttgttattgaattgaCACTCTGCCCAGTGCAGGAGGCCCACCTGTCCTTGGAAAAATGGCTGAGTTGACTCATGCTGCTTCTACCTGTCCAGGAGCCTGGGGGATTCTGTTGTCACAGGtagggctccctgagtggagacATCGCTGACATCCTCAGTTCCCTCTTTCTGTCCCCCtcaggagaggcaggagaaagCTCTGGGCATCCTGACCTACCTGGGCCAGAGTGCAGCAGAAGCCCAGACTCAGCCGCCTTGGTATCAGCTACCCCCACGGCAAGGGgccccccagctcagcccaggTCCAGATGAAAAGATCAAGAACCGCCTGGACCCTCTACAGGAGATACAGAAGCACTTGAGGAGGAAGAGACGGCACAGTGGGGACAATGGTGGCCAtggcaggaaggggaaggagaagcctGAGAAGCAGCGGCCTGAAGTGTAAGGAAGTGGGCAGCTGCATTGGTGCTGTcagggtgaggggctgggggcctggggaggcgGCTCGCCACGTGTGGCTTTGGGGCCCCAACGCCCTAGCAGGGGGTCTGCAGAGGCAAGCTGGTTTTCCTGAGCCCCTGTGACCCTTCACTCAGCCTTGATTGTCCAGTGGCTTCTAAAGAGACAGGGCGTGAAGAGACACTGTGGTGACTGGGGACGTAACCTTGTTTCAAGGTTTTCTCGCTTCTATGCAAAATAGCAATAGATGAAACCCACTGACACAAAGCTTTCTGGGGTCTAGTTTGAGAACCACGGGGTCAGTCAGAGCAGGTTTGTGTCCCAAGGAGGACAAACCTGAGCAGGTCTCCTAGCTCctacagaaggagaaactgaggtcctGGCTGTGCTCATCATCATAGCTCATGATTTGGAGGGGCATCAGGGGCAGTGATGGCAGTCCTGGGTCCTTGCACAGCATGAGGCCAGCTTCCTACCCACAAACCTCTCAGACCAGAGCAGGTAGAGGTGGACGGGGTTCCAGGTGGGGCAGCTCCTTCTTGGGGGAAAGTGGGACCTCTAGGGGCTACAAGCTTTCTGACCTGAGTGTTCTCCCCCCAGACCCCCATCCCTGGACCAGCTTCGAGCTGAACGTCTTCGGCGGGAAGCAACAGAACGGGCTCGGGCAGAGGCCCTGCTGGCACGAGTCCGGAGCACAACCCCCCAGGAGGAGCAGCCTGAGGAGGAGACAGATGAACGGCGGAGGCGGTACAACTCCCAGTTCAATCCCCAGTGGGCCCGGCGCCCCACCAGCAAGACCCCAGCGCTCACTGACTcctggggggagaggagaggccgCAGCTGCCAGCCGTCATATAAAactatttattcataaatattttccaaaatgaaaataggtTTACCAAAAAATGTCCCTcactggggaggggaggagggggcagcccTCGCCCCTGGGCCCCCAGGGTGGGGCTGCTTCCTGGGGGTGAGGGCTGCCCCAAGGCCTGGGGCCTCCCCCAGTCTTCCAGGGCCGGGCCCTAGCCTGGGCAGGGGGGTCAgcatgcgggggggggggcgggggggcgcgcgggggtaGAAGGAGGGCCCGGTGTCACTGGAGGTCCCGGTCCTCCAGGTAGCGGTACTCAAAGGTGAAGCCTTCCTTCTTCCGCTGGCCCCACTTCTCGTAGTCAAAGTAGATGTAGGTGCCCTGCCCAGGGGAGAAGGTGGTCAGTGAGTGGACGAGCAGGTGGCCAGGAATCTGGGCCGGACCGACAGACAGAGGAAACGGATCTCTGGGCCAGGGACGGGCCAGGGACGTGCCAGGTACCAGGCCCAGCGGCCTGCATGCACGTGCCAGCTCCTTCCACCCTCACCAGGCTCTTTTTGGTCAGGAAAAGATTCTCCTGCCCCCTTTAAAGGAACCGGGGAGGCAGAGGCGCACCAAGGCCAGCATGGGGCCTCAGTCCCCCGCACATTTACACAGCATCTGACTTCTCCCGAGGGCTGCGGCGCTTGAGCACAGGAGCTGGTGCTCAGCCCTCGAGCTGTGTGCTGCTAGCATTGACCTTCACACAACCCCGAGGCTGTTACCCCATCCTAGAGAATGGAATAGGCTGAGTCTAAGTCCAGGCACGCTGTTGGGATAGATGTTTTATTGGTGACAGTGGTGGCGTGGGTGTTTCTGAAGGAGGGAGGCCTTGCCGTGGACTTGGAGGATTACTTTGACCCAAACCAGGATagagaggggagtctgcttaatGTCAGAGAGGACACGGGGAAAGGGCCGGGTCTGCATCAGTATCTGAGATGCTGCAAAGAACCTGAAAAGAACTGAGGGGAGGGGACCGAGTTCTCTGAGGATAGAGGCCTTGTTCAGAACTTGGCATCAGGCAAATATTGGGTAGAAAAAACCATTGTGGAACACAACAATTAGAAGTTATCAGAAGCCAACACCCCCATGGTACTACAGAGCGGGCACCACAGAGTACTCACATGTCATTAACTCATCTAATCCTTGTAACAACTGCACACATGGGGTTTGTCAGCTCGTGTTTATACATAAGGGCATGGAGGCAGGTCCAagcgacttgcccaaggtcacccagctggagCTGAATTCAAACCCAACACAGCCTGGCCACAGAGTGTTGTGCAACAAGTAGGAAGTTCTGATTTTCACCATGTGGGAAGGTCATTAAAGAATACAGCTTCCCTGTTTGTGTTTGCCGAGGAGCCCCTGATCTGCTGGGTGTGAGACGATAGGCCAGGTGCCTCCCCGGAGGACGGGACACCATGGTGATGCCCCAGGGGAGGACCAGCAATGGGGCCGGAGGAAGAGGACGACGACCACgggcctgggggtgggcagggcacaGCGAGGGGCCCTCACCTGCTCAAACTCATCTGTGATGGTCTTGGGCTCCTCGTGCCTCTGGAACCACATCATGTACTTGGTGTGGAACCGCCACGACTGCTTCTTTAGGGCCTTGGCTGCCAGATACTGCGCCTTTGTgccctgggggaggaagggaggagccaAGGATCAGGGGGCCCCCAAACTGGTGGGGGCAAGGGGCACAGGGC contains:
- the LENG1 gene encoding leukocyte receptor cluster member 1 — its product is MNILPKKSWHVRNKDNVARVRRDEAQAREEEKERERRVLLAQQEARTEFLRKKARHQHSLPELQAAEAGAPSSGPVDLFRELLEEGKGATRGNREYEEEKRQEKERQEKALGILTYLGQSAAEAQTQPPWYQLPPRQGAPQLSPGPDEKIKNRLDPLQEIQKHLRRKRRHSGDNGGHGRKGKEKPEKQRPEVPPSLDQLRAERLRREATERARAEALLARVRSTTPQEEQPEEETDERRRRYNSQFNPQWARRPTSKTPALTDSWGERRGRSCQPSYKTIYS